From one Dysidea avara chromosome 9, odDysAvar1.4, whole genome shotgun sequence genomic stretch:
- the LOC136267655 gene encoding protogenin B-like produces MTIQCGWSDMIQKGDGKLHLQKLLHDVILLHTGQLSISVTPTNLMNGEGGTVQFTATASGVNMRNFVYQWRKNGSRSLPNKVSGVNEVVLTIPNLVESDEGVYYCTVTNEWGRSVRSNDVTLTVGAGLPLFWRHPQNQFVNNNDTVTFDCFANGSDSLTITWEKDRRLYTSGATQVTTHSNGVSSSLILNKARVTDSGKYQCRATNVDGDSATSNEAELLVLPQIFTNPDDVTVFIGQSPQLTCNALGTDIVYQWMKDGVVVSGTNSNMLRITNIEESDEGLYKCVASNKGGQVESNPATITVYGPPIVQELPQQVHVVLGEEFQITCTATNDQDAPTNLMFSWRSPRIVEFNETTTDEDDSRTASSTLLISSVTNNDSGRYRCSVRNDGGSAVTSLRLIVEVPSSPPESFNIIHVNISSLELVWNRPHSPHGEIDYYTVYHNSDQPVQVVNVTNFTGNYTLDNLRPYTEYSVCVTAVRLIGTTGRPLEGEKSDIVSTRTLAGEPSIGTADKSKPKLIINSNACASDGTMIENKFTIDLPAISLENGPFRLVYCPFK; encoded by the exons ATGACCATTCAGTGTGGGTGGTCAGACATGATACAGAAAGGCGATGGGAAACTACAC CTACAAAAGTTGCTACATGATGTTATATTGCTTCACACAGGTCAGTTATCCATCAGTGTTACACCAACTAATCTAATGAATGGTGAGGGTGGAACTGTTCAGTTCACTGCTACAGCAAGTGGTGTAAATATGAGAAATTTTGTGTATCAATGGAGGAAAAACGGAAGTAGAAGTCTTCCTAATAAGGTGTCTGGTGTTAATGAAGTAGTGTTAACAATTCCTAATCTTGTTGAATCTGATGAAGGAGTGTATTATTGTACTGTGACTAATGAGTGGGGTAGGAGTGTGAGGagtaatgatgtcactttgaCTGTTGGAG CTGGTCTACCATTGTTCTGGAGACATCCTCAAAATCAGTTTGTTAACAACAATGACACAGTGACATTTGACTGTTTTGCTAATGGAAGTGATTCACTAACTATCACATGGGAAAAGGACAGAAGATTATACACTTCAGGTGCTACACAAGTTACAACACACAGTAATGGAGTGAGTAGTAGTTTAATACTGAACAAGGCTAGAGTAACTGATAGTGGCAAGTATCAGTGTAGAGCTACTAATGTGGATGGAGATAGTGCTACATCAAATGAAGCAGAATTATTAG TTCTCCCACAAATCTTCACCAACCCTGATGATGTTACTGTATTCATTGGCCAGTCTCCACAGCTCACTTGTAATGCACTAGGTACTGACATAGTCTACCAGTGGATGAAGGATGGTGTAGTAGTGTCTGGTACTAACTCAAACATGTTAAGGATTACTAACATAGAGGAATCAGATGAGGGATTGTACAAGTGTGTGGCTAGTAATAAAGGTGGTCAGGTTGAGTCTAATCCAGCGACTATTACCGTATATG GTCCACCCATAGTGCAGGAACTACCACAACAAGTTCATGTAGTGTTGGGTGAAGAGTTTCAGATCACATGTACTGCTACTAATGATCAGGATGCTCCAACAAACTTGATGTTCTCTTGGAGGTCACCAAGAATAGTTGAATTTAATGAAACAACAACTGATGAGGATGATAGTCGTACAGCATCTTCTACTCTTCTTATTAGTAGTGTTACTAATAATGATAGTGGACGATATAGGTGTAGTGTAAGGAATGATGGTGGAAGTGCAGTTACTTCATTGAGATTAATAGTTGAAG TACCATCATCACCTCCTGAATCTTTTAACATTATTCATGTAAACATTAGTTCACTTGAACTGGTATGGAACAGACCTCATAGTCCTCATGGTGAAATTGACTACTACACTGTA TACCACAACAGTGATCAACCAGTACAAGTGGTCAATGTTACCAACTTCACTGGTAACTACACTCTTGACAACCTCAGACCATACACAGAGTACAGTGTATGTGTGACAGCAGTTAGGTTGATAGGAACTACTGGTAGACCACTGGAGGGGGAGAAGAGTGATATAGTTTCTACAAGAACTTTAGCAGGAG